The Pleurodeles waltl isolate 20211129_DDA chromosome 7, aPleWal1.hap1.20221129, whole genome shotgun sequence genome includes a region encoding these proteins:
- the LOC138246789 gene encoding olfactory receptor 6Y1-like — protein MVPSNRTLPDKFLIVGFSDFPNMQVPIFVVFILVYITTLTGNLLIMVTIYFNSCLHTPMYIFLTHLSFIDISCTSVIFPKMLSQFFLESKYISLNQCLLQVYFFGTMISTEFHLLSVMAYDRYVAICHPLRYTTIMNDTVCIRLSIACWAVGLMDPIPHTIFISQLSFCGSHTINHFFCDVTSLMKLSCTSTSNIEVLTYILGAILIVMSFILIITSYINIISVILKIRSLEGRQKAFSTCTSHITVVILFSGSVCSTYIRPTSAYSIKQSKILSLMHIVVTPLCNPIIYSLNNTEFKNALQKKKNKA, from the coding sequence ATGGTACCATCAAATAGAACATTACCTGATAAATTTTTAATTGTTGGATTCTCAGATTTTCCAAATATGCAAGTTCCAATCTTTGTTGTTTTTATACTTGTTTACATAACTACATTGACTGGAAACCTTCTTATCATGGTAACAATATATTTTAACTCCTGTCTGCACACTCCCATGTATATCTTCCTTACACATTTGTCCTTCATTGACATCAGTTGCACTTCTGTCATATTCCCCAAAATGTTGTCCCAATTCTTTCTGGAGAGTAAGTACATTTCTTTAAATCAATGCCTATTGCAAGTATATTTTTTTGGGACTATGATCTCCACAGAATTCCATCTGCTCTCTGTCATGGCTTATGATCGCTATGTGGCCATCTGCCATCCCTTACGTTACACAACCATCATGAATGACACTGTTTGCATCCGTCTTTCTATTGCATGCTGGGCTGTTGGTCTCATGGATCCGATTCCACACACAATATTTATATCGCAgctctctttctgtgggtcacatACAATCAATCACTTCTTCTGTGATGTTACTTCCCTAATGAAGCTTTCTTGCACAAGCACCAGCAATATTGAGGTGCTTACCTACATACTTGGTGCTATTTTGATAgtaatgtcatttattttgatcATTACATCTTACATTAACATCATCTCAGTCATTCTGAAAATTCGGTCTCTTGAAGGGCGGCAGAAGGCCTTTTCTACATGTACTTCCCACATTACTGTAGTCATTTtattcagtgggtctgtgtgttctACCTATATACGCCCAACATCTGCATATTCAATAAAACAAAGCAAAATATTGTCATTGATGCATATTGTTGTTACTCCACTATGTAACCCCATTATATACAGTCTGAACAACACAGAATTTAAAAATGCtctacaaaagaaaaagaataaagcaTAG